A stretch of DNA from Malus sylvestris chromosome 9, drMalSylv7.2, whole genome shotgun sequence:
GTTGGAATAGTGAACTTTACGCGTTTTAACTTTGCTAGAGATATTTTGACAGAGTTGTCCATGATATCCAGAAAACTGAGATTGTGTTTGAGAAATGTTGacaaactttattcaggaaaatacaacttttgaaattcggagagcggggtttctttgattttttaacAAGTGGTTGTGTTAcctctccttttatagaggtatcAATTGTATTCAAAATGCAcactttgaaaattgtccaccTGTGAAAATTGTCTATGTATTTTTGATATTTCACTCtatccaacatttttctttcattatttcagaaaatggcttgcccatctaacctttacttagatttgagtcttggAGGAGATACACACGAGCAGagtcaggataatatatggtgTCCGTCCTTTTTATCTTCTAATGGCCCTATTGCGGTTGGAGCCTCTGTGATGAGGGATGATAAAATGGCTATAGTAAtagctaggaaccttctcactcctataAATAAAAGAATACTTTTAAAGAGGTCTGATGAATTGATTGTTCAAGACTCTTTAgttttcagtgttcagtgtgcgggttctgtatcCAACATGAGCCAACGcttacttgctcaaactcgccaagttgaaacattaatggctgaggtggcaagtTTTAGACAAGAGATTAAAAgtctcaagcacgagaataaagAGTTGCACAAACTTGCAAATATTTATtcaacgagcatgaaaagaaagctcgaccagctgcaggaattcgaaagtcggattcaaagtgatcaccagaaATTTGTGGCTAGATTCCGAAGGCAACTGTTGTCTTCCCCTTATGGTGTTTTGCCAAGTACTGATGCgtcacatgatcaatctccagtgcctctCCCTTCTGGGGTATTGCCAAGTATTGAGTTTTCACATGAGCAACATTTATGAAGGCCCTcccatttgtttgtttttgtagttgtaactcatgtgtatgtataaatttttttttccaatttgatTTTATACATGTCTGAAAGCTTTTACTTTAGCTTGTTATATATAGGAACCCATGGAAACTTCTGGTtccataattaatgaattaatgaaGAGACGATGGAAACTTCTAGTTCTATGAATATGATTCAATGAGCCATTAAGTATAGATGTTTTCTAATATCATATGCTTCCACATGCATTCTCGGGCATTATGAATTCATGAAAGTATCTTTTGTGTAAGATGTTGATGGTCACACAATTGGGTTTTGCTAAGTTCATAATTTTCTTATTCCCAAAAGGAAGAAATTCAAATATGACAGAAATTGCGATAATTAATTCATACCACATATAACACATGTCTACACAAAATGTTAGAACTTCAAgttcttgtttttggtttttgtttttgttttttttttaaattttaaatattggagatattttaacatcacatgtAGGTTAGACTTCAATAAAAACAGTACAATTTGGACCTgcgaaattacattattacccatcattttttttgtgtgatagaagactaaatagtcttttcaccctcttttggttgacaaagagagtttcattaattagtagagattttGAACTTCAGGTCAACATTATTCATATGTAATCAAAATTTATTCTCAAAATCGACATCATTAGAACCTTTAGGTTCATATTTTGGAATTCATGCCTATACTTCATCTGTACATGGATTAAGGAACTTATGATCCTCATTTACAtgaatcaatgaacttttgGCCCTCATTTATTAGTTTGTGGACTAAGGCACCTGTGGCCATCTTTTAATTTAGTTGAGGAACTGCTGCTTTCTCAATTGATTCAAAAATTTCAGGTTTTGATTTGATCAAGGAACTTTGGATCCAATCCTTTTTATATAATGAtgatcaaggaacttcaggtCTGATCTTTTTTAATGGTGGAACTTcaggtccaatcattttatatgatgaggatcaagaaacttcaggttctaatctgatcaaggaacttcGTCCTTTTATATACTCATCATAAAATGTAGTAcactaaataaattaaagcaatataCAGTAATTCCagccatggtaaataaattgcttttacGTAAATAAAGTTTGTGACAAGATCGAAGCTTTAAAGTAAGGGTTATAATTCCAACCAccataaataaatagaacttgtgataGCTTTAAACCAGcatcattcacataaatatgtCAAAACAGAAAAGGCAATGATTAAGtctccatcttttttttttcttgttttttctttgtcagccactttcttttgtttcatcctttttattttattttcatttcatagTTCTAAGTCATTTTAGTTACCCAAGAAGTAATAGTAACAATAAGTCccaattggtgttcctcctcCGGTGAGTTTCGAAAAAATTGAAACAGTTCCCATAAATTTTGGAGTCAAGAGTAGTGCctgcaacttatgagaagatcaaaCAGTTAGATTTGGCTccaattttagtatgatatggaaAGGAAGATaccgaacaactttcatgaataaACAATTTCGATCTAATCTACTAAAAAATgagttttggtactcataagATGGTTGTCCAGTTTTCTGTTGAATTAGAAACTGGGTTGGTGTTTCAAACATCTGCGACGATCACACCATTGGaactttttgaaaatttgatatgttATATGTACTGGGCGGACAAATAACTTTCAAGAACGAAGTATCTCAATCCGAGGTCAACAAGTTGGAGTTCATAAGATGTTTACATGGTTGCCAGATTTTCTGCcaataataatgataatagtTATATAACCAAATGTATATTTACTTTAAGAAAATAAGTCATTATGAGAtatgaagatgaaatgaaaagattttcttatctgtgagatttCAGCCGACAGAGGTGAGAGGTAGATCACCAGATTTATGGCATTGTGCTTTCCAACGACAcgagagcttctcgtgctgataacgtgttgtaaaatcgacaaTATATGTGTTGTGGAATAAAGTAAACAAGACACgatatttacgaggttcggcaagtgTGCCTACGTCATCGGGGCAGCAATAGTACTTTATTTCATTAtctgaaataataggagtacaaaataactgtcactattttttttttctaacctGGTTCACTGGTAATTTCTTCTGcatctctcttctttcctcttctcttccttttcctccATAACTCCTCTTTCTTTCCTATGTATGTTTTTCTCttatctctttcttcttcttttcacttcttccttcctccgtATGCTCTCATTTTATAggcaaaaaattattatagaaACACTATTCATTTAACAAATTTTCCTCAAATGAATAATGAAATACTGTGCATGAATAGTAATCTAtcattttttcttcatatgaatAATAATTCATCggatttttctttggatgaatAGTAATAAACTATTCATGTGAGTCATTCACATATTACAGTGCAACAGGAATATTATTATTGATATtttgtaaaaataatttttacggAATAAGCTATAATATTAACAGTTTTGATAATGAACTCAAAATTCTATAAATCCACCACGTGTATTGAAGAAGAAATCAAGTTTTAACGTTTAATTCCTTTTTCGTATGAAGGCTCTATTGCCTTGGGCATGTAAATCCTTTTACACTTTGCAATTCACACCAAAAGGAGCGCGTCTACACGCTCTCCTCACACGGCATCAATGATTGTATGGAAGTTAACTCCACGCTCCTCGAGTGCGAGTATCAATTGTCAATCCACTTTCTCACCCCATCATATACGTTTTTCCATCATCAGCTCAGACACAACAAAATCCCCAAAACCAACCCACCCCAAAACTCACAGGGTTTTTCAGAATAATACCAATCTCTTTCAATGGCGGACACCACCGCAGAAGTAGAGCAAGAAACGCCGCCACCGCCATCATCATGCTACTCGGTGATTCTGAGAATTATGAGCAAAAGGAGAACATGGGTATGTATATTCGTGCTAGTGTACGCCATCCTCCTGACTTCTTCGTGGAACTTCCTCAAATCCTTGCTCTCCTGGTACAAATTGCAACCCCAGTCGTCTTCGTCGTCGTACGGATGGCCTGCCCTTTACGCCTCGGTGCTTCTGGGGGTGGTATTCGGGCTGCTTTCGATGTTCGCGGCGCTTGCAGTGATGGTTCCGGCCACTCTGGTGACGTGGATCACCATCGTGGTTCTGCTGGCCTTCTTCGGGAAGCCGAGGAGGGCGTTGGTGGTGGAAGGGAGGAAGATTACGAGAGAGATTGTTGGGATTGTGATGAGGATTTTGTTGAAGGAAGGGAACTTGGTGGCTGCTGGTTGCGCTGTTTTGGGGTATTTTGCACTTTTTAGGAGGAATGGGAGTGAGGTGATTGACTGATTGCCTGATTTGGTTGTTGGGGTTTTGGATTTTGGTAAAGTTTTCTGCTTTCCCTATCTCCTCCCCCAATTTGAAGCCATTGTTTTGTAACTTTGTATGCTATTTTTACTATTTTACTTTCAACATCTCAGATTAGAAAGGGTAAAAATCTCTGACTCCCTCCCTGTGTTGTAACATTTACTTGTTTTGATTTTAGTTTGGTATCTGACTGTTaattgttgtgtgtgtgtgtatatatatatcatacatCCTTCCCAAATTTAGCAACTTTATGGCCAAATATATAACACAGAATTGGAGGTGTCAGTGTTATTGTGCGTGATGATGCCGGGGTTTTTGCAGCCGCAATGAGCAAATTTTCAAGATGTCTTATCTCCGTTGCTGGCGGAAGCCATGGCGATTAGAGGACCTTTTCGATTGAATATGATCCGCTTCTGATTGTTTTGGCGTTGAGGACCCTTTGGTTAACCTGTATCCGATGGGACAGATTATCGAAGACACGAAGTCCTTGCTCCCGACAATCACTGAAGTTACATGTACCCATATCCGTCGCCAAGCCAACAATTTCGTTCATCGTTCGGTTCGTTATGGTCTTAGTGTAGATTACATTTGTGTATGTTCTGGTAATCCTCCTATTTTTGTTGTAGACACTTGATGAGGAGAATATATCCCAGTCATATGGCAGTCATCTCCGCCTTTTTGTAAACCACTTTTGATCTAATGAAACTTGTATCGATCTTTcatccccaaaaaaaaacaaaagacttATGCTGAAAAGTTGATTGTGGAAGGAAGCAAATGTATGAAGGCACAAATACAAGTTCGAATCTCTCGCTCTCTAGTTTTAGATTGGATTTGAATGTTGTTTGAATCAAAAAAATATTTCGAAAGCGAGCGACATGTAATGATGCATTGTGTTTAACTCTAGTGCCGGGAGCGTGTGAACTGGGACGTGGtgagttgaagaagaagaccTTAACCTACACTAAGCGGTATTCTGTTGTCTTTTATTTGAGAGTTTTGGACGATGGAAGTTTGTTGttcctttcttccctttgaaGGTTTATAACTTACAAGCTTCTCAAAACTTAACCAAGCCAGTCGTATAAAACTGGTTTTAGGAGGAGGTGGAGTTGAATACAGGCTATACGGTAACCAGCAGTCTCTGCTTGTTTGCTGTTTGGTTCCGGAAAAACTGAACCGACCGATTACCGAGAGATTACTACCGAATCGATAATTAGTGGAAAAGAAAATCGAAGTATTTGTggaaatatatgaaactagAATCCAATTCAACAAGGTAAAAACTCTAATCCTTGGTGAAACGTAGTTGAACACTTTTCCAGTAAAAAAACAATTCACTGTAATCATACAAGTACAAACTTCACCCTTTGTGTTCGTAGAGGCGGTCCAGAGGCAAGGCGAACAAGGGATGTGCCTTGAGCCTCACCTTATTATATATCTTAAATTTTGAATGTTGTTATTGATACTCCGAAAGTCTCACTGTTTTTCTAGTGTATTTTTCTTCATacatagaaagtttggagtgcaaaatgaaaTTTATGGAGTGTCAATAACTGCAAGCTAAAACTTtcatcattcattgtattttagattcggaggaaagagaaaaaaaaaaaatctcttattCTCCTAAATTTAATCTGATGCATCTCAAATTTATATTCGAAAGGCCTCATTTCAATTTTGTCTTTTGCCTTAAGATTGCATTAGGATGACTCTGTGTACTTGAGTCCTTAGAAGATTGATTTTCTGCCCTTCATCTCCTCGAGATGGCATAACTTTGAAAGCTTTCGTCTATCATTTTGGAGCCCGAACTGTTATTACAGTTTAGAGTATCTCTAAAGGTTATATCAAACACGACAACTAAGACTAAAGGACATAGTTTTCATTATGGAAGATGCTATAATTGACATGGCAGCTAAGTTATTAGACTTCTTATTTTCCAGCAATCCCTTTTTACAGCAAA
This window harbors:
- the LOC126583790 gene encoding uncharacterized protein LOC126583790; translated protein: MADTTAEVEQETPPPPSSCYSVILRIMSKRRTWVCIFVLVYAILLTSSWNFLKSLLSWYKLQPQSSSSSYGWPALYASVLLGVVFGLLSMFAALAVMVPATLVTWITIVVLLAFFGKPRRALVVEGRKITREIVGIVMRILLKEGNLVAAGCAVLGYFALFRRNGSEVID